In the Enterobacter cloacae subsp. cloacae ATCC 13047 genome, GCTTTGTGCCCTTGCCGCACTGGGTTTGTCCCTGTACGGGACGACGTTTATGCAAGGCGAGTTTTTTCCCGCTTCCGACAGACCAGAGCTGCTGGTGAGCCTGACGCTTCCGGCCAACGCCTCACAGTCGGAAACGCAAAGAGAGGCCGAAAAGCTGGAGAAGGCGCTGGCAGGCAATAGCAATATCGATCATTACTCAACATACGTGGGATCGGGCGCCATCCGTTTTTATCTGCCAATGGATGTGCTGCTGGAGAATGAAAACAGTGCCCAGTTGGTGGTGGTCGCGAAAAACCTCGCCGCCCGCGACCGTCTGCACGCACAGCTGAACAAGATACTGGCGACGCAATTTAGCGACATCATCACACGCGTATCGCCCCTGGAGCTCGGCCCCCCGGTCGGCTGGCCAATCAAATACCGGGTTAGCGGGCCGGACTATGTGAAGGTTCGGGCGCTGGCGAATCACCTGACGGAAGTGATTGGCCAGTCACCGCTCTCCCGTGAAGTCAACCAGACCGCCGGTGAACCGGAGAGAGTGATTACCCTTGAGGTGAATCAGACGGCAGCCCGGGCTGCGGGCGTGTCGTCAGAAAGTCTGGCCCGGACGCTGAATACGGTCTGGTCCGGCAGCGTCGTGACCTCAATACGGGATAATGACCGGCTGGTGGATGTGGTGCTCCGCGCCAGAGACAGTGAACGTCTTAATCTGGCCACACTGTCGTCACTGACCGTTGAGGGGAACGATGGCAAAAAAATTCCGCTCAGTGCTGTCGCAACGCCGGTCTGGGGTGTGGACGATCCGGTTGTCTGGCGTCGTCAGCGCCTGCCGTTTATCACCGTGCAAACTGACCTTGCGCCGGGACTCAGAGCTGAGGTCGTCTCCGCCGCGCTGCGCCCGGCAGTGGATAAACTGCGTGCCCGCTTGCCTGCGGGCTACAGTATTGAGGAAGGCGGCGCGGTTGCGGAATCCGATAAAGGAAACCGCTCTGTCTTTACCGTTCTTCCGGTGACGCTGGTTATTATGTTGTTATTGCTGATGCTTCAGCTACGCCGCTATTCCCGGATGTTTCTGGCCCTGTTCATGGCCCCGTTTGGCTTACCGGGCATCGTTCTGGCGATGCTGCCGGGCGGAACACCGATGGGGTTCGTCGCCCTGCTGGGCGTGATCGCGCTGGCGGGCATGATCATTCGTAACGCGGTGATCCTGATTGGCGAAGCTGACAGCAATCTGGCTCAGGGGATGACGAACGATGCCGCCATTATCGCAGCCGCAGAGCACCGGGCCAGACCTATCTGTCTGACCGCCTGTGCCGCCATTCTGGGCATGATCCCCATCTCGCACCAGGTATTCTGGGGACCTATGGCGTATGCCATTATCGGGGGGTTGCTGGTCGCGACGCTGGTCACACTCACGGTACTGCCCGCGTCGTTCAGTCTGTTATTACAGTGGGGGGACGGTTTACGCAACCGGCACAGCGTATAAAACCCGGTCTGTGCTGTAAGCGAAATTGTCCCCCGATCCGTTACGCGGCCGTCAGCGCAAAATGGGTTCTCAGGACCTCAGCAATATCCTCTTCCGCCAGTTGCTGTGTCTTTGTGCCATTTGCGGTGATGGTCTTCAGCATATTGCCCAGCAGGATCTGGTGTCCTCCTTCGTTGCCAGGAGGCCGAAGGTCTGATCAATGCGCTGGATGTGCATCGTCGCGATTTATCACGGGCTGGCGGGTACCGCGTTCAGAGCGTCGATGCGTTAATGGTTAGTGACTGGCTGGATCGTCTCTGAATGCCGCATGGTGGCATTCAGAAATTGAAAACGGAAAGATCTTTAATATCGGCGTGTGGATTGGCGTTTTTTACCGCTATCAAAAAAGCAGAGAAATTATGATTAAACATCGTTACGTTCGGGTAAAACTGCACCTGTTTTTCCCTTCCGTTTTCAACATAGCTTACTGACCAGATCCGACGATTATTGACCATCGTCGATCCCGGCTTAATATTTACTATCCTGGCCAGTTCAATCTGAGTGGTTCTATCCTTCTGAATTTCATAAAAATATCGCTCATCATAAAAATAAACCTTGCGGGAAAAACAATCAAAAAACCACGGGTTAGTGGATATTTTCTTCTTGCCCTGGGCATCTGAAACGATGCGTTTTGGCTGGCGAAATGACCTCACTCCATTCCTTATCACCAGATATAACCCAATAACCGGCAGAGCCATTAATAAAACGCTGATTGCTTCCCGCATATTCACCAATCCCGTTGATCACAGTCATGAGCGAGTATAACGGGTTCGTTCCTGAGAACAACATCCCCCTGTCAGGGAATAATGTGTGCCGCCCTGAACTGTGCGAACAGGCTGAAAAACATCTCGTCGGTGGCCCGCATGGCGGTGAATCCGGCCCGACGCAGCTTGCTGCCATCGCCAAACATATCGTAATCCCAGCTAAACACGAAGTCGGCAAACTGGCCGTCGTTCAGCTGCAAAATATCGCTTTCCACCAGCCCGCGAGCTGCGGCGAGTTCATGCCATACCGTGCGGTAGTCCGTAAACAACTGCTTAAATGAGAGCCGGACCGGGGGGGCAGACTCCAGTTCAAACCAGTGTGCAATGCGTGGCCACAGCTCGCTCCAGCGCCAGATGTCACCGTTATTCACATTGAATGCCTGGTTCTCTGCTACCGGCGACGTGGCGGCCCACACGGTCGCCTCTGCCAGCAATTCACCGTCTGTATGATCAACAATGCTGTGCCAGGTCTGTTCGGCGCCGGGAAAACGCAGCGGTAAATTCAGCGCCTTACACAGCGATGCGTACAGCGCGATGCTCAGGGCAAGATTCATGGCGTTACCCGGCACCGTGCTGCCCACCACGCCCGGCCGGATGGCGCTCCAGTGCCACGCTTTTCCCCGCTGAAAATCGCTAAGCCACCTGAGCTGGGCCGCGTTAAACTCCGCGCCCGGTACGCCGGGATCGCTTTCACGTGCCGGGGTTTTGAACGGGCCAAGATGCGCGCCGTAGACTTTGTAGCCCTGCATCAGGCTGACCGTCTCAAGGGGCGCCGTGTTTTCGAGGTTACTGACCAGATGGCGCAGCATGGTGACGTTCGGTTCAACCATCTCTGTCCAGTTCGCGGCATTGACCCAGGCGCTGTAAAATACATGAGTGATCCCGCTGAGCGATGACAGTGCCCGCGCGCTGTCCTGTGCATCCAGTAAATCAACATTAACCATCGCAATGCCTTCAGGGTGAGATACCGCCTGGCGGCTCAGGCCAATGACCTCCCACTGATGGCGCAAAAGCGTTTTGACCAGCTGGTTGCCAACAATCCCGCTGGCGCCAGCGACCAGCGCGACCCTGTGTTGCTGCGTCGTATTCATGGTGTTTCTCCGAAAGGGGTGACAGACACAGTGTGATCTATTATTTTTTTCTGATATATCCCCCAAATCCGATGGCATTTATAAGCAGAATCACGAAATGAATAATAAGCTCAACGCCATTTCCACCTTTCTGCGCGTCGCCGAAGCGGGCTCCTTTTCCGCTGCCGCCCGCCTGGCCGGGATCAAGCAGTCCGCCGTCAGCCAGCAGATCGCCGCCCTTGAGGAAGAGCTCGGTGTGGTGTTGCTGCATCGTACAACGCGCAGGATGAAGCTCACCGCGCAGGGTGAGCGTTACCGGCGGGATATGCAGCTTGTGCTGGAGGCCATGCAGGAAGCAGAGCGACGCCTGAACCCGGTTGAGCATCAATATCAGGGGGCCGTACATGTGCAGTTGCCGAGCGGCCTGGGCCAGCTCGTGTTGCCGCGCCTGCTGACGCTACAGCGCATGAATCCTGAATTACATCTGCAGGTTTCGCTTGATGACCGCATCGCCGATCTGGTCACCGAAGGGGTGGATGTGGCGCTTCGGCTGAGCGCGGAGCCTCCACAAGCCCATGCCGCACGCGTACTGGCACGCATTGAAACGCCGCTCTTTGCCGCCCCGTCATTCCCGCCGGTAGAGTCCGTGTACGCGCTGGCGGCGCTTCCCCACGTACGATTCAGCGGCATCCCGCTGGACGCACCTCTTCGCCTGGTTTCTGATGACGAAACGATTGATATTGCAGTGAATACCGTTTTCCGCGCCAATACCAGCGACGCCCTGTTACAGGCGCTGGAGGCAGGCATGGGTATTGGCGGTATGCAACTACCGCTCGCGGCACGGGCGTTGCAAACCGGCACGCTGGTGCAGGTACTCCCCGCGTGGCGGTTACCCGACCGCTTTCTCTATGCGGTTTATCCGGACGCTCGCTTTATTCCACACAGGGTCAGAAGCGTTGTGAGGGCCATAGAACAGCTACTGCATGAAATAATTAAGAAAAATTAAACTTTCCAGGATGCATACTCGCCAGCGCGCCTTGTTGAACTAAAAATTTTCGACTTTCAACGAGTTCCGGAAAATTCCCCTCCCGTCTCTTGATCGTTCTGGTTAATCATGAATACTGTATATAAACACAGTAATATGAGTTAACCATTATGCAGTTGATCTCTCCTTTGGGGCCTGATGCCACGCTATTGCTTCCGTTGTTTATGGAGCGGGTGCCCTGTGGCTTCCCCAGCCCTGCTCAGGATTATGTCGAGGATAGCCTTGATCTGAACAAGCTGGTGATCAAACACCCCAGCGCGACCTATTTTGTCAGGGTGAGCGGTGATTCGATGATCGGCGCAGGCATCAGCCATGGTGACCTGCTGGTGGTTGACCGTTCGTTAACCGCCGTTCATGGCGATATTGTGATTGCGGCGGTCGCGGGCGAATTTACCGTGAAGGAGTTGCAAACGCATCCGCGTCTTCAGCTCATCCCCCATAATCCTGATTACGCGCCGGTCTTTTTTGCCGCAGAAGACGAACTGGAGATCTTCGGCGTTGTGACGTTTACCCTGAAAGCTAACCGCCATGTTCGCGCTCGTTGACGTAAACAGTTTTTACACCTCCTGCGAGACGGCGTTTCGGCCCGACCTTAAGGGGAAACCCGTGGTGGTCGTTTCAAACAACGATGGCTGTATCATTTCACGTTCAGCAGAAGCAAAAGCATTGGGGATCGGCATGGCCGGTCCCTACTTCAAGCTGAAGGATGAGCTGAGACGCCAGAAGGTACACGTCTTTAGCTCCAATTATGCGCTGTATGCGGATATGAGCCGCCGGGTGATGACCATTCTCGAAGAGATGGCCCCGAGAGTGGAGATCTACTCGATTGATGAAGCCTTTCTGGATCTGACGGGCGTCAGCCAGTGTATGTCTCTGGAGGCGTTCGGTCAGGCTATCCGCCAGCGCCTGTACAAAGAGACCGGCCTGCTGGTCGGGGTCGGTATCGCGCCCACCAAAACCTTAGCCAAGCTGGCTAACCATGCCGCCAAAACCTGGAAGAAAACCAACGGTGTGGTGGATTTATCGAATATCGATCGTCAGCGTAAATTGCTGTCACTGGTACCGGTCAGCGAAGTGTGGGGCGTCGGGCGCAGGATTAGCAAAAAACTGAATCTGATGGGGATCGAGACTGCCCTGCATCTGGCGGAATGTTCAAGCTGGGTGATCCGTAAACACTTTAATGTCGTGCTGGAAAGAACCGCCCGCGAGTTACGCGGTGAACCGTGTCTGGCGCTGGAAGAGTTTTCGCCAACAAAGCAACAAATCATCTGTAGCCGCTCCTTCGGCAGCCGTATCACCCGGTATGACGATATGCACCAGGCGATCTGCGCCTATGCCGAACGCGCCGCCGAGAAGCTGCGCGAAGAGAAACAGTTTTGCTGTTATATCAGCGTCTTTATTCGCACCAGCCCGCATGCAGAGGACGAGGTTTTTTATGGTAACCAGGCCTCCGGCAAGCTGACGATCCCCACCAACGATACGCGGGATATTATCAGGGTAGCTATCGAGTCATTGAACCGAATCTGGAAAGAGGGACATCGCTATATGAAAGCGGGCGTCATGCTCAGTGACTTTTTCAGTCAGGGCGTGGCGCAACTTAGCCTGTTCGATGAACACCCACCGCGGCCAGACAGTACAGCCCTGATGCAGGTTATCGACCGCCTTAACCGTTCAGGCCGGGGGGCTGTGTGGTTTGCGGGCCAGGGGGCGGTGAAATCCTGGGCGATGAAGCGGGATATGCTGTCGCCCTGCTACACCACGCGCTATTCCGATCTGCCGATCGTTAAATAACAAAGCCCGGATCCCTCCGGGCTCTGTTTATACGTGATTACACCAGCGCATTCAGCGTAGCCAGCGCGTCAGGCGGTAACACCAGCTCCCCTGCCGCGAGGTTTTGCCGCAGATGCGCCACGGAAGAGGTTCCCGGGATCAGCAGAATGTTCGGAGAACGTTGCAGCAGCCAGGCCAGCGCAACCTGCATCGGTGTCGCCCCCAGGTCGTCCGCCACCGCCTGCAGCCCGGAAGATTGCAGCGGCGTAAAACCGCCCAGCGGGAAGAACGGCACATAAGCAATCCCCTGCTGCGCAAGCGAATCCACCAGCGCATCGTCACTACGGTTCACGATGTTGTACATGTTTTGCACACACACCACGGGCACCATCTTCTGCGCCTCGGCAACCTGCGTGGCGGTGACATTGCTCAGACCAATATGTCGCACCAGCCCTTGCTGCTGTAGCTCTGCCAGGGTGGACAGCGGTTCAGCGATCGAGCCTTCCGCCGGTCCGTGTGCGCTAAACATAATCCGCAGGTTCACCACGTCCAGCACATCCAGCTGCAGATTGCGCAGGTTGTCGTGTACCGCCTGGGTCAGCTCCTGGGCGGAAAAGGCCGGCAACCAGGCGCCTTTATCATCGCGTCGCGCACCGATTTTGGTGACGAGGGTAAGATCGTCCCGGTACGGATGCAGCGCCTCGCGGATCAGCTGGTTAGTCACATGCGGACCATAAAAATCGCTGGTATCGATATGATTCACGCCCGCCGCCACGGCTTCCCGGAGCACCTCCAGCGCGGCATTTTTGTCCTTCGGTGGCCCAAAAACGCCCGGCCCGGCCAGCTGCATTGCGCCGTAACCCAGCCGTTTAACCGTGCGTGTGCCCAGCGCGTATGTCCCGCTTTTATCGATGCTGCTCATGTTCACCTTCCTCATAAAAAAGATCCGGATTTACAACAGGTTCCCGACCAGAACCCATAGTTAAGCGCGAGTTAAATTAAAGTTTAAATTTTAGACGACGATAGTATTTGTGTACCCCTGCACTTTCTTACGGACGACCGCTATGCTGAAAAATCTGCACGTGATTACCGGTATTATCTTTGCTCTCACCATATTCTGCCTGCTACAAGTTGTCACGGGAGGGTTGTTCTACTCTGCCGTCAGCAACGATCGCCATAACTTCCAGAACTCCGGGGTGCTTAATGCCCAGCAGGAGAGCCTGAGCGACAGCGTTAACACCCTCATCAAAACGCGCGTTACCGTGACGCGCGTGGCCATCCGCTATCTGAAAAATCAGCGCGATCCGGCGTCCCTTGAGGCGATCAACAAACTGCTTGGCACCGCGGGTAACTCTCTGGCTAAAGCAGAAGCCTATAACAAACAGTGGCAGGCCCTGCCGCAGGTTAACGGCCAGAGTGCGGCGCTAACCGACGAGATGCTGAAATCCTGGAACCAGATGCACGAAGTGATGCGTCTGTCGATTGAGTATCTGCGTGCCGACAACTATCAGGCCTATGGCGATCTGGATGCGCAGCAGGCACAGGACGATATGGAAGCGGTCTATAACCGCTGGCGCGCCGAAAACAACACGCTGCTGAAAGCCGCGGCCGAAGAGAACCAGAGCAGCTTTACCCAGATGCAATGGACGCTGGCGGCTATATTCCTGGCCGTTATCGCCGTGCTGGTGGTGATCTGGCAGGGATTACAGCACCTGCTGTTAAAACCGCTGCAAACCATTATGAACCATATTCGCACCATTGCGGCGGGCGACCTGACGCAGGATATTACCCTCTCTGGCCGCAATGAGATGGGCCAGCTGGCGGCCGGTCTGCATGAGATGCAGCAATCTCTGGTCACCACGGTCAGCGCCGTACGCGGCAGTACCGACTCCATCTACACCGGCGCAGGCGAAATTGCCGCCGGGAGCAACGATCTTTCCGCCCGTACGGAAGAACAGGCCGCCTCGCTGGAAGAGACCGCGGCCAGCATGGAAGAGCTGACCGCCACGGTGAAACAGAACTCCGACAACGCCCGTCAGGCGACCCTGCTGGCGAAGAACGCGTCTGAAACAGCGGCGCGCGGCGGTCATGTGGTGGATAACGTTGTCCGCACGATGACGGAAATTGCCGACAGTTCGCAGCAAATCGCCCACATCACCGGCGTGATTGACAGCATTGCCTTCCAGACCAACATTCTGGCACTGAATGCCGCGGTAGAAGCCGCACGCGCCGGGGAACAGGGCCGTGGCTTTGCGGTGGTTGCCGGGGAAGTACGTACCCTGGCGAGCCGCAGCGCGCAGGCGGCAAAAGAGATCAAGGGCCTTATCGAGAACTCTGTCAGCCGCGTGAATACCGGCTCTGAGCAGGTCAGCGAAGCCGGTGCAACGATGAAGGAAATTGTGGCGGCGGTCACCCGCGTGACCGATATCATGGGCGAGATTT is a window encoding:
- a CDS encoding LysR family transcriptional regulator, with product MNNKLNAISTFLRVAEAGSFSAAARLAGIKQSAVSQQIAALEEELGVVLLHRTTRRMKLTAQGERYRRDMQLVLEAMQEAERRLNPVEHQYQGAVHVQLPSGLGQLVLPRLLTLQRMNPELHLQVSLDDRIADLVTEGVDVALRLSAEPPQAHAARVLARIETPLFAAPSFPPVESVYALAALPHVRFSGIPLDAPLRLVSDDETIDIAVNTVFRANTSDALLQALEAGMGIGGMQLPLAARALQTGTLVQVLPAWRLPDRFLYAVYPDARFIPHRVRSVVRAIEQLLHEIIKKN
- the umuD gene encoding translesion error-prone DNA polymerase V autoproteolytic subunit, with amino-acid sequence MQLISPLGPDATLLLPLFMERVPCGFPSPAQDYVEDSLDLNKLVIKHPSATYFVRVSGDSMIGAGISHGDLLVVDRSLTAVHGDIVIAAVAGEFTVKELQTHPRLQLIPHNPDYAPVFFAAEDELEIFGVVTFTLKANRHVRAR
- the umuC gene encoding translesion error-prone DNA polymerase V subunit UmuC — encoded protein: MFALVDVNSFYTSCETAFRPDLKGKPVVVVSNNDGCIISRSAEAKALGIGMAGPYFKLKDELRRQKVHVFSSNYALYADMSRRVMTILEEMAPRVEIYSIDEAFLDLTGVSQCMSLEAFGQAIRQRLYKETGLLVGVGIAPTKTLAKLANHAAKTWKKTNGVVDLSNIDRQRKLLSLVPVSEVWGVGRRISKKLNLMGIETALHLAECSSWVIRKHFNVVLERTARELRGEPCLALEEFSPTKQQIICSRSFGSRITRYDDMHQAICAYAERAAEKLREEKQFCCYISVFIRTSPHAEDEVFYGNQASGKLTIPTNDTRDIIRVAIESLNRIWKEGHRYMKAGVMLSDFFSQGVAQLSLFDEHPPRPDSTALMQVIDRLNRSGRGAVWFAGQGAVKSWAMKRDMLSPCYTTRYSDLPIVK
- a CDS encoding aldo/keto reductase family oxidoreductase, giving the protein MSSIDKSGTYALGTRTVKRLGYGAMQLAGPGVFGPPKDKNAALEVLREAVAAGVNHIDTSDFYGPHVTNQLIREALHPYRDDLTLVTKIGARRDDKGAWLPAFSAQELTQAVHDNLRNLQLDVLDVVNLRIMFSAHGPAEGSIAEPLSTLAELQQQGLVRHIGLSNVTATQVAEAQKMVPVVCVQNMYNIVNRSDDALVDSLAQQGIAYVPFFPLGGFTPLQSSGLQAVADDLGATPMQVALAWLLQRSPNILLIPGTSSVAHLRQNLAAGELVLPPDALATLNALV
- a CDS encoding SDR family oxidoreductase, whose amino-acid sequence is MNTTQQHRVALVAGASGIVGNQLVKTLLRHQWEVIGLSRQAVSHPEGIAMVNVDLLDAQDSARALSSLSGITHVFYSAWVNAANWTEMVEPNVTMLRHLVSNLENTAPLETVSLMQGYKVYGAHLGPFKTPARESDPGVPGAEFNAAQLRWLSDFQRGKAWHWSAIRPGVVGSTVPGNAMNLALSIALYASLCKALNLPLRFPGAEQTWHSIVDHTDGELLAEATVWAATSPVAENQAFNVNNGDIWRWSELWPRIAHWFELESAPPVRLSFKQLFTDYRTVWHELAAARGLVESDILQLNDGQFADFVFSWDYDMFGDGSKLRRAGFTAMRATDEMFFSLFAQFRAAHIIP
- the tcp gene encoding methyl-accepting chemotaxis citrate transducer, translating into MLKNLHVITGIIFALTIFCLLQVVTGGLFYSAVSNDRHNFQNSGVLNAQQESLSDSVNTLIKTRVTVTRVAIRYLKNQRDPASLEAINKLLGTAGNSLAKAEAYNKQWQALPQVNGQSAALTDEMLKSWNQMHEVMRLSIEYLRADNYQAYGDLDAQQAQDDMEAVYNRWRAENNTLLKAAAEENQSSFTQMQWTLAAIFLAVIAVLVVIWQGLQHLLLKPLQTIMNHIRTIAAGDLTQDITLSGRNEMGQLAAGLHEMQQSLVTTVSAVRGSTDSIYTGAGEIAAGSNDLSARTEEQAASLEETAASMEELTATVKQNSDNARQATLLAKNASETAARGGHVVDNVVRTMTEIADSSQQIAHITGVIDSIAFQTNILALNAAVEAARAGEQGRGFAVVAGEVRTLASRSAQAAKEIKGLIENSVSRVNTGSEQVSEAGATMKEIVAAVTRVTDIMGEISSASDEQSRGIEQVSLAVSQMDSVTQQNAALVQQSATAAAALEDQSEQLRQAVAAFRLNGKQQATAPRTTHVKTPQLLRPATAGTATDSNWETF